One Papaver somniferum cultivar HN1 chromosome 10, ASM357369v1, whole genome shotgun sequence genomic window carries:
- the LOC113319345 gene encoding DNA repair protein rad-50-like isoform X2 — MDHGTTRVLFNETEYWKSKYFELEGNFWQVENQKSELQKKFEVGKSQYSVLHFDFEKMKKEFVVVKKKVETLTMENNMVKDGLKERKRICEELNEGFKKKLDDSEAQAALKGKYGVELVEVYRNKYDECKRMYEELNEGFKKKVTDLETQLDLKLKSEVEMEEKLETYRSKYDDCKRVCEELNEGFKKKVTDLETQLDLNLQKEVELEEKLETYRSKYDECEALKEGFKKKVTDLETQLDWNLQNEVDLEEKLETYRRIYDECEALKEGFKKKVTDLETQLDLNLQNEVESMMSCMWSY; from the coding sequence ATGGATCATGGAACTACGAGGGTTTTATTCAATGAAACTGAATACTGGAAATCTAAGTATTTTGAGTTGGAAGGAAATTTTTGGCAAGTTGAAAACCAGAAATCTGAgttacagaaaaagtttgaggtAGGTAAAAGTCAGTATAGTGTGCTACATTTCGATTTTGAGAAAATGAAAAAGGAGTTTGTTGTAGTTAAGAAAAAGGTTGAAACCCTAACTATGGAAAACAATATGGTTAAAGATGGACTCAAAGAGCGTAAAAGAATCTGTGAGGAATTGAACGAGGGGTTCAAGAAGAAGCTTGACGATTCCGAGGCTCAGGCGGCTTTGAAGGGAAAGTATGGAGTGGAACTGGTAGAGGTTTATAGGAATAAGTACGATGAGTGTAAAAGAATGTATGAGGAATTGAATGAGGGTTTCAAGAAGAAGGTTACTGATCTCGAGACTCAACTGGACTTGAAGTTGAAAAGTGAAGTTGAGATGGAGGAGAAATTGGAGACTTATCGGAGTAAGTACGATGATTGTAAAAGAGTGTGTGAAGAATTGAACGAGGGTTTCAAGAAAAAGGTTACTGATCTTGAAACTCAACTTGACTTGAATTTGCAAAAGGAAGTGGAATTGGAGGAGAAATTGGAGACTTATAGGAGTAAGTACGATGAGTGTGAAGCATTGAAAGAGGGTTTCAAGAAGAAGGTTACTGATCTCGAAACTCAACTAGACTGGAATTTGCAAAATGAAGTGGATTTGGAGGAGAAATTGGAAACTTATAGGAGAATCTATGATGAGTGTGAAGCATTGAAAGAGGGTTTCAAGAAGAAGGTTACTGATCTCGAGACTCAACTGGACCTGAATTTGCAAAATGAAGTGGAAAGTATGATGAGTTGTATGTGGAGTTATTAG